The DNA sequence GCTTCCTGCAGGAGGTGGCAGGGGTGGGGTGTCTCattccccccccatccccacctagagagagagagagagagaaagggagggagggagggagggagagagagcacatAGCTGGTTGGAAAACTGCAGATGCTGtaccccactcccacctccagAGGCCCAGGCTGCCCACAAGCCAGCCACTCACCAGCCTACATCTGGTTAGAGAAGGAGGTGGGTGCTCCCTGGGGGCCATAGTCTGTGGGCTGGCCCCCGTAGCCTCCCATGCCACCTGCAGGCTGCCCGTAGTCAGGCTGGTAGCCACCCTGGGGCCCATAGCTGCCAGGGCCCTGGCCATAGCCAGACTCCCCATAGGTGTCTCCTGGGGGTGCAGGCTGCTTCTCTGGGGCAGGAGGCTGTGGGCGAAGGAATGGTGCAGACCAGCCAGTTTCCTTGAACACAAACCACACATTGCCCAGCCACAGGACCAGATTGAGGAACCCAAAGACCTACAAGGTGATAGAGACCAAAGAACACTTCCCTTCAGCTCTTGCCtgaccccacccccagccctccCCCAGCCCTCCCTCAGCTCTGGGGACTCCCAGAATGTTGGAGCTAGATATGGGACCTGAGAGGCCCCTTCCTTTCCACAGGGCTCAACTGAAggccagagaagtgaaggaagggGCTGTCTCACCACTGAGGTGTTGAGGCCTGAGGTGACAGGGTCCCTCAGTTCCTTGCAGGACACACCAGGCTGGGAACAGATGCTTCTCATACCCTTGATAATGTTCTCTGGGTCAGTGGCCATCTTGACATCAGATAGGCCCTTGGCCCAGGCAGAGGAGCTCACCAGCCACAGGAAAGCGAAGGCTGCGGTGGCCAAGAAGTCCTGCAGGGAGGGggatagaaggggaaagagggctGAGGCAGTATTAGGGTTTGGGCCAGATTGGGTCACAGGGGTGCTCCGGGAGGTAGGATGCACCCAGCTGCCTTGGCTACTCCCTAGCTGGGCCTGGCCATGTGCATGCCAGGCTGGGAATGAGGGGGGCTGGGGATGACTCACAATCATGGGGCCTTTGTTGTTTTCTCGGTACTTGTCCTGAAGGAAGATGTAGGTGGCCAGAGCTCCTGTGGAGTAGAGGAAGGCAAAGACTGCCACGGTGACAAAGAACTCAGCGGAAGAGGAGTAATCACC is a window from the Notamacropus eugenii isolate mMacEug1 chromosome X, mMacEug1.pri_v2, whole genome shotgun sequence genome containing:
- the SYP gene encoding synaptophysin, whose protein sequence is MDVLNQLVAGGQFRVVKEPLGFLKLLEWVFAIFAFATCGSYTGELKLSVECANRSESQLSIDVEFAYPFRLHQVYFDAPTCQNNGAKKVFLVGDYSSSAEFFVTVAVFAFLYSTGALATYIFLQDKYRENNKGPMIDFLATAAFAFLWLVSSSAWAKGLSDVKMATDPENIIKGMRSICSQPGVSCKELRDPVTSGLNTSVVFGFLNLVLWLGNVWFVFKETGWSAPFLRPQPPAPEKQPAPPGDTYGESGYGQGPGSYGPQGGYQPDYGQPAGGMGGYGGQPTDYGPQGAPTSFSNQM